Proteins from one Deltaproteobacteria bacterium genomic window:
- a CDS encoding HAD family hydrolase, producing MNKPLAKNAIAFFDLDRTLIANNSAFALLWQEIKIGHVGMSEFLGGLLWLIRYSFGGTNLATAATTLVKAIKGHSEQKLQERMTDFYLKYMRPCLRPGAYAVLRMHRENGDRLVLLTSSSKYLSQLIVKDLELDDYLCTELEIGADGLFTGNVIGYPCFGDGKLIAARNYANEVKVDLQECTFYTDSASDMPVLEAVGYPVAVNPDIRLRRIAKVKHWPIVDWGKPAK from the coding sequence ATGAATAAACCGCTAGCTAAAAATGCCATAGCTTTTTTTGACCTGGACCGTACTCTTATCGCCAACAATTCTGCATTCGCTTTGCTTTGGCAAGAGATAAAAATCGGTCATGTAGGAATGAGTGAATTTTTGGGAGGTTTGTTATGGCTAATTCGTTATAGCTTTGGGGGCACCAATTTAGCGACAGCCGCAACAACTTTGGTAAAAGCAATTAAGGGACACAGTGAACAAAAGCTACAAGAACGTATGACTGATTTTTATTTAAAATATATGCGTCCATGCTTACGTCCAGGGGCATACGCTGTTTTACGTATGCACAGAGAGAATGGAGATCGTTTGGTGTTACTTACTTCGTCTTCTAAGTATCTTAGCCAATTGATTGTAAAAGACTTAGAACTGGATGACTATCTTTGCACTGAACTTGAAATTGGCGCAGATGGCTTATTTACTGGTAATGTTATAGGGTATCCATGTTTTGGAGATGGTAAGCTTATTGCCGCAAGAAATTATGCAAATGAAGTCAAAGTAGATTTGCAGGAATGCACTTTTTATACTGATTCGGCATCTGATATGCCAGTTTTAGAGGCTGTGGGATATCCTGTTGCAGTAAATCCTGATATTCGCTTACGTAGAATTGCCAAAGTAAAGCATTGGCCGATTGTTGACTGGGGCAAGCCAGCTAAGTAG
- a CDS encoding DUF362 domain-containing protein: MASELLFARFKPSNLEPRNSIGAKWERLLNHLDLAKVVAGRRTAIKMHLGGGHGFTTIHPLFVRKLVKKIKAAGAREVFITDSPGAVINAIDRGYTSEVVGCAIISNTGTADRYVYRHDITPPHLSLDHIELAGEIVDADALIDLSHVKAHGACGFGGASKNLSMGAVDGPTRERLHALEGGLTWEREKCNQCRACVDNCDTGAISLSDSGEWSVFYHHCRFCQHCVLICPEHAISLAGGAYDDFQRGMALTTNEVLKTFAPQYILFINFLTDITIFCDCWGMTTPRLVPDIGILAGQDIVAIEQATLDLVRSEDLIPGALPEHIKLAAETGAHLFERIHGKNPYVIVEQLEKLNQGSHEYKIKEID; encoded by the coding sequence ATGGCATCTGAACTATTATTTGCTCGCTTTAAGCCTAGTAATCTCGAACCGCGTAATTCTATTGGCGCAAAATGGGAGCGTTTGCTTAATCATCTTGATTTAGCCAAAGTGGTTGCTGGTCGTCGTACTGCAATTAAAATGCATTTAGGGGGAGGCCATGGCTTTACTACGATTCATCCTTTGTTTGTGCGAAAATTAGTAAAGAAAATAAAAGCAGCAGGTGCTCGTGAAGTTTTTATTACTGATAGCCCTGGCGCAGTAATAAATGCTATAGATCGTGGATATACTAGCGAAGTTGTTGGTTGCGCCATCATATCAAATACCGGCACTGCCGATCGCTATGTTTATCGGCATGATATTACGCCACCGCATTTAAGTTTAGATCATATCGAATTAGCAGGAGAGATTGTTGACGCTGACGCACTTATCGATCTCTCACATGTAAAAGCTCATGGTGCCTGTGGTTTTGGTGGCGCTTCAAAAAATTTATCAATGGGAGCGGTTGACGGTCCAACGCGTGAACGCTTGCATGCTCTTGAAGGTGGCTTAACTTGGGAGCGTGAAAAGTGCAATCAATGTCGCGCTTGTGTTGATAATTGTGATACTGGCGCTATCAGTTTAAGTGATAGCGGCGAATGGAGTGTGTTTTATCATCACTGTCGTTTTTGTCAGCATTGTGTATTAATTTGCCCTGAGCATGCCATCTCATTAGCTGGTGGTGCCTATGATGATTTTCAACGTGGAATGGCTTTAACCACTAATGAAGTATTAAAAACTTTTGCTCCACAATATATATTGTTTATAAATTTTCTAACAGATATTACTATTTTTTGTGATTGTTGGGGGATGACCACACCACGATTGGTACCGGATATTGGTATTTTGGCCGGACAAGATATCGTAGCCATTGAGCAAGCTACTTTAGATTTGGTGCGCAGTGAAGATTTAATCCCGGGTGCTTTACCTGAACATATTAAATTAGCTGCAGAAACTGGCGCACATTTATTTGAACGTATTCATGGTAAAAATCCATATGTTATTGTCGAACAACTTGAAAAATTAAATCAGGGTAGCCATGAATATAAAATAAAAGAGATAGATTAG
- a CDS encoding HEAT repeat domain-containing protein — MVDSTEIDFDGASLPVLFELLNRPQSQIRADAACAIGDRLRTCELQQLEVHMQEKLAQMLADEAAAVRFEAAITLALAKDKRATDELIKALNSSALRLDAIRALGTSGDERALPTLLNILNRRFLMPWADKLQAAAALCALGDLAGAQYLQEKLASRRMGERAAAIHFLGESKHPQARAILEQLIVDSSEPLRDVAVRAIGLLQDPQVAQVLIETRVNADTELKDDIDQALTKLGIKTSA; from the coding sequence GTGGTAGATTCAACTGAAATTGATTTTGATGGAGCTTCTTTACCGGTTTTGTTTGAGCTTCTTAATCGACCCCAATCACAGATACGAGCTGATGCAGCATGTGCGATTGGTGATCGTCTACGTACTTGCGAATTGCAGCAACTAGAAGTTCACATGCAAGAAAAGTTAGCGCAAATGCTAGCTGATGAAGCTGCAGCAGTGCGTTTTGAAGCTGCAATTACATTAGCGCTAGCAAAAGATAAAAGAGCGACAGATGAATTAATCAAAGCTTTAAATTCTTCTGCGTTACGTCTTGATGCTATTAGAGCATTAGGCACTAGTGGTGATGAAAGAGCTTTACCGACATTATTAAATATTTTAAATCGCCGATTTTTAATGCCATGGGCGGATAAACTACAAGCAGCAGCAGCTTTATGCGCTTTGGGTGATTTAGCAGGCGCACAATATTTGCAAGAAAAGCTTGCAAGTCGCCGTATGGGTGAACGTGCAGCGGCTATTCATTTTTTAGGTGAGTCGAAACATCCGCAAGCTCGCGCTATACTTGAGCAATTGATTGTTGATAGTAGTGAACCATTACGTGATGTTGCCGTTAGAGCAATAGGGCTTTTACAAGATCCCCAAGTTGCTCAAGTGCTTATTGAAACACGCGTGAATGCTGATACTGAATTAAAAGATGACATTGACCAAGCTTTGACTAAACTTGGTATAAAAACTTCTGCATGA
- the metG gene encoding methionine--tRNA ligase — MKQRILVTAGLPYANGSIHLGHLVGYCQADFYVRAHKRLGENAIYICADDTHGTPIELNAARQGVKPTELIERYHKEHKRDFAQFDVAFDYFGSTNNDTNREIVERVYHELRQKEALEDRSLDGNWCEKDERFLPDRFIKGECPNCNAADQYGDVCEVCGKTYSPTDLKNARCVLCGGTPVIRKSDHVFFKLSAAPNVEFLRNWIESGALLSDTANYVKSWLDSGLRDWCISRDGPYFGFAIPDRPGKFFYVWLDAPLGYVSASVEWGQQNKIDFTELWQAPDKTRIEHFIGKDIVYFHTLFWPAVLKAVGYTLPSAIHVNGMLTVEGEKMSKTRGTFINAATFAEHIEPQALRYYYACRSGADSSDLDLSFEDFVLRVNSELVNKHANLFSRMSQFLSQKLDNCLGDLPFLAQEAQAAPLLTTNEINSMVEQARRVVAACRRVEELYRKREFGQVVRELAGVADIGNEFMQSAKPWEQLKTDPEKARETLTFAANVCYALAMYLWPIVPKFSEAGARVLGTTIDSIDATRLFAERKRKLGTFERLFERIERKQIDAIVDASKQSMPDTNASKKTNSAETTAGVIQLGELIEYDQFSKVDLRVGLIVNAESVPKSQKLIRLEVDLGEGSSRQIIAGIAQSYSPNVLVGTRIVVVANLKPAKLMGLESRGMVLAAGETTNMSLLRIEKELAPGTKVK, encoded by the coding sequence ATGAAGCAACGCATACTTGTTACTGCAGGACTACCATATGCAAATGGAAGTATTCATTTAGGCCATTTAGTTGGGTATTGTCAGGCAGATTTTTACGTAAGAGCCCACAAGCGTCTGGGCGAAAATGCCATTTATATCTGCGCTGACGATACTCACGGAACCCCAATAGAATTAAATGCCGCCCGTCAAGGTGTGAAACCTACAGAGTTAATCGAGCGTTATCATAAAGAACATAAGCGTGACTTTGCCCAATTTGATGTAGCATTCGATTATTTTGGTAGTACCAATAATGATACTAATCGTGAAATAGTTGAACGTGTTTATCATGAACTTCGTCAAAAAGAAGCTTTAGAAGATCGTAGCCTTGACGGCAATTGGTGTGAAAAGGATGAGCGTTTTCTCCCTGATCGTTTTATTAAGGGCGAATGTCCTAATTGTAATGCTGCTGATCAGTACGGTGATGTCTGTGAAGTGTGCGGTAAAACCTATTCTCCAACCGACTTAAAAAATGCGCGCTGTGTTCTATGTGGTGGTACTCCGGTTATTCGTAAAAGTGATCATGTGTTTTTCAAACTTAGCGCCGCACCTAATGTTGAATTCTTACGTAATTGGATAGAATCAGGCGCTTTACTTAGCGACACTGCAAATTATGTTAAAAGCTGGTTAGATTCTGGCTTGCGTGATTGGTGTATTAGTAGAGATGGTCCCTATTTTGGTTTTGCAATACCTGATCGACCGGGTAAATTTTTTTACGTTTGGCTTGATGCTCCGTTAGGATATGTGAGTGCATCAGTTGAGTGGGGGCAACAAAATAAAATTGACTTCACTGAATTATGGCAAGCACCGGATAAAACTCGGATCGAACATTTTATAGGTAAGGATATTGTTTATTTCCACACATTATTTTGGCCAGCGGTATTAAAAGCCGTGGGTTACACTTTACCTTCAGCAATACATGTTAATGGTATGTTGACGGTTGAAGGCGAAAAAATGTCAAAGACGCGCGGCACCTTTATTAATGCTGCAACCTTTGCCGAACATATTGAACCACAAGCACTACGATATTATTATGCCTGTCGTTCAGGAGCGGATAGTTCAGATTTAGACCTATCATTTGAAGATTTTGTGTTACGCGTAAATAGTGAGCTGGTAAACAAGCATGCGAATCTTTTTAGTAGAATGTCACAGTTTCTCTCACAAAAATTGGATAATTGTTTAGGGGATTTGCCATTTCTTGCGCAAGAAGCACAAGCCGCACCATTACTCACGACAAATGAAATTAATAGTATGGTCGAGCAAGCACGTCGGGTAGTGGCAGCCTGTCGTAGAGTTGAAGAATTATATCGCAAACGTGAGTTCGGCCAAGTAGTGCGCGAGCTTGCTGGCGTTGCTGATATTGGCAATGAATTTATGCAATCGGCAAAACCATGGGAACAATTAAAAACCGATCCCGAAAAAGCTCGCGAAACTTTAACTTTTGCAGCTAATGTTTGCTATGCTTTAGCTATGTATTTATGGCCAATCGTACCTAAATTTTCCGAGGCTGGTGCTCGAGTGCTTGGGACAACGATTGATAGCATAGATGCAACAAGATTATTTGCAGAACGCAAGCGCAAATTGGGTACGTTTGAACGCTTATTTGAACGCATTGAACGTAAACAAATCGATGCCATAGTTGATGCTTCAAAACAAAGCATGCCAGATACAAATGCATCTAAAAAGACAAATAGCGCGGAAACTACAGCAGGTGTTATTCAGCTTGGCGAGTTAATTGAATATGATCAATTTAGTAAAGTGGATTTAAGAGTTGGATTAATAGTTAATGCCGAGTCAGTGCCAAAGAGTCAGAAATTAATCCGTCTTGAAGTTGATCTTGGCGAAGGTTCATCACGGCAGATTATTGCTGGTATAGCTCAATCATATAGTCCTAATGTTTTAGTTGGTACTCGTATAGTTGTGGTAGCCAACCTTAAGCCCGCAAAACTTATGGGATTAGAAAGTAGAGGTATGGTGTTAGCCGCAGGCGAAACAACCAATATGTCACTATTACGTATTGAAAAAGAATTAGCTCCAGGCACAAAGGTCAAATAG